A region from the Oncorhynchus clarkii lewisi isolate Uvic-CL-2024 chromosome 8, UVic_Ocla_1.0, whole genome shotgun sequence genome encodes:
- the LOC139415236 gene encoding DNA repair protein XRCC3, translated as MVCMGNMDWEQLELNPRIIAAVKKANVKSAREILSLSGPDLQRLTHLSKSDVQHLHTAVAVSYRRHSPVTALQVHRGECPSLEPGHKLSLACPVLDALLRGGVPLSGITELAGESSAGKTQFGLQLCLSVQYPLAYGGLNSGAVYICTEDSFPIKRLRQLITQQARLRPELPQALIQSIRFSDNIYIEHAADLGALQACVSQRVPILLSRGLVRLVVVDSVAALFRSEFQADEGIERARHMLAFAATLHRLSHNYSTPVLCINQVTDVMDGPDPAHCNFGLVDNKVLPALGMAWANQVMVRLMLLRLPGCVGTGEQGGTSAPRRLEVVFAPHLPRASCLCGVWEEGVRGLPNRPRSVTNSVTKRLETTGELGLNDGT; from the exons CTAATGTGAAATCAGCGAGGGAGATTCTCAGTCTCTCGGGTCCGGATCTACAACGACTCACCCACCTGTCAAAGTCAGACGTGCAACACCTGCACACAGCTGTTGCTGTCTCTTACCGCAGACATTCACCTGTAACAG CCTTACAAGTGCACCGTGGAGAGTGTCCCTCTTTGGAACCTGGACACAAGCTAAGTTTGGCTTGCCCCGTTCTGGACGCTCTACTGCGAGGTGGTGTACCGTTGAGCGGCATCACAGAACTGGCAGGGGAGAGCAGTGCAGGAAAGACCCAGTTTGGCTTGCAGCTGTGTCTTTCTGTGCAGTACCCACTGGCGTATGGAGGGCTCAATTCAG GAGCTGTGTATATTTGCACAGAAGACTCGTTTCCCATCAAGCGTCTGCGGCAGCTCATTACCCAGCAGGCTCGGCTGCGGCCAGAGCTTCCCCAGGCCCTGATACAGAGCATCCGTTTCAGCGACAACATCTATATAGAGCATGCTGCCGATCTG GGTGCACTGCAGGCCTGCGTGTCCCAGCGGGTGCCCATTCTGCTCTCCCGGGGCCTTGTTcggctggtggtggtggactcGGTGGCGGCTCTGTTCCGCAGCGAGTTCCAGGCGGACGAGGGTATCGAGAGAGCCCGCCACATGCTGGCCTTTGCCGCCACTCTCCACCGCCTGAGTCACAACTACAGTACCCCGGTGCTGTGCATCAACCAG GTGACAGATGTAATGGATGGGCCAGATCCAGCACACTGTAACTTTGG GTTGGTGGACAATAAGGTGCTGCCCGCCCTGGGCATGGCCTGGGCCAACCAGGTGATGGTGAGGCTGATGCTGCTCCGCCTCCCGGGCTGTGTGGGCACCGGGGAGCAGGGCGGTACCAGCGCCCCTCGCAGGCTGGAGGTGGTGTTCGCCCCCCACCTCCCCAGAGCCAGCTGCCTGTGTGGGGTGTGggaggaaggagtgagagggcTGCCAAACAGACCCCGGTCTGTCACCAACAGCGTTACCAAGAGACTTGAAACCACAGGCGAATTGGGCCTGAACGATGGTACCTAA